The genomic region GCAACGCGGCGGTGACGAGCTTCCTGGATCCCAGCGCGCGCCGGAAGTCCTTGGTCAGCAACGTCATGTTGCGCCTGTCCGCCGGTCGGTCGGTGATCTCGGCCGGGCCGCCGTAGACGGGGAACTCCCAGTCGATGTCGATGCCGTCGAAGGTCCCGTCGCGGAAGAACAGGTCCACACAGGACTGGACGAGCGTGGAGCGCGAGGCCGGGGTCAGCGCGGCGTCGGAGAACCCGCCCGCGCCCCAGCCGCCCAGCGAGATCAACGCCTTCAGCGACGGCTTGCGCTTCTTCAGATCGCGGATGTCCGCGAAGTCCTTGGCCGCGGTCGGGGCCGTCATCACGCACTTGCCGTTCTCGATCAGGGCGAACGCGTAGAACAGGTGCGTGATCGGGGTGGTCGTGGGGATGGACGAGATCGGCTTCGAGCCGCTGTACCAGTTGCCGTAGTAGGCGCCGACGATCTTGCGCGGTGCGGCCTCGGCGAGCGGCGCGGTGCCGGCCGAGACGGAGAGCGCGGCGAGTGCGACGGCCAGTCCCTTGCGGAGCAACGACATCAGTGGCCTCCATTGGTCCAGACCACTAGCAACCTAGGGGCGGTATCCGACCTGGTGCAACACTTTGTGCAAGTAAGTTTCCAGTTCGGCGGCCGTCGGCTGCTCCGGCCGGGTGAGCGCCCGGTAGAAAAGCGCACCTCCGACCATGTCCACCACCAGCGACAGGTCGGTACCGGCCGGGAAACCGGGACGGACGACGTCGTACAGCACAGCCCGGCGCGGTGCGATGAAGAGCTCCCAGTACCGCCGCATCAGCTCGAAGTTGTCCGCCGACGCCCCCACGATCCGGCGCAGCAGCTGGATCGACTGCGGCGTCGACATCAGTGCCGCCCACGCCTTCAGCGTCTCCTCCGGCGGCGCGACGGCCATCCGTTCCGGATCGAGCGCCGCGACCGTGCGCGGCAGCTCGATCACGCTGAACAGCAGCTCCTCCTTGGTGGCGAACCGCCGGTAGACCGTCGCGCGGGTCACGCCCGCGCGCCGGGCCACCTGCTCGATCGACGTGCCGTCGAGGCCGCGTTCCAGGAACAGCTCGAACGCCGCCGTCAGGATCGCGCCGTCCGCCTCGGGGTCGCGGGGACGCCCAGCACTTCGTTCAGCCACGCGGTGAGCCTTTCGGGGTTCGACGGGCCGCGCCACGCCAGGTGCCCGTCCGGGCGCACCAGCAGCGTCTCGCCGGCGCGTTCATGGTGCACGACGTCCCCCAGCCGCTCCCGTGCCACCTCCAGGCACGTCGCCGGCCCCGCGAGCACCCACCGGCCGACCCGCGAACGCCGGCACCCGCTGACCGCCGCGCCGCCCGGCCGCCAGCGGACCGGAGTACCGCACGCCGAGCTGCGAGGCGGACCGGACCAGCCGCCGTTGCACGGGCCGGATGTTCAGCAGCGGCCACATCACCCGGTCCCGGATCGTCCGCGTCACCAGGCCGGGACCCAGCACCAGCCGGGTCGCCGGAGTGGTCGAGGCGAGCACCCGCGCACCGATCGGCCGCCGCTCGGCCTCGTAGGTGTCGAGCAGCCGCTCGTCCGCCCGGCCATGCACCACCAGCGCGAGCTTCCACGCGAGGTTCTCCGCGTCACCCAGTCCGGTGTTCATGCCCTGCCCGCCCACCGGGCTGTGGATGTGCGCCGCGTCGCCCGCCAGGAACACGGTCCCCCGCCGGTAGGTCACGGCCTGCCTGCGGTGGATCCGGAACGTCGACTCCCACTCCACCTCCTCGACCGGGCCCGGCGTCCACCGCCCGCCGTCCGGTGACATCACCCGCCAGACGCCGCCGGGCAACGGGAAGACCGTCGTCATCGACGGCCCGTCGGCGAAGATGTGGATCGACTCGCGGTCGAGGTCCCACGCCGCGCGGACGTCGCGCAGCAGGAAGTTCTCCATCACCTGCGAACCTTCGAACGCGATGCCGGCGTGCTTGCGCACCCACGAATGCGCGCCGTCGCAACCGATCAACCAGTCCGCGTCCGCGACCGTCTCCGCCGGGGTGTCCCACTCGACCTCCACCCCGAGCGCGGACAGCCGGTCACGCAGCCGGTCCTCCACGCGGGCCTGCGAGACCACCAGCTGACCGGCCTCGCGCAGGGCGCTCATGTCCAGCGCCACCTCGCCGTTGACCCGCATCTTCCGCAGCCGCACCGCCTTCTCGGCCAGGTCGCCCAGCGCGCCCAGCCGGGCCAGCACCTCGGCTCCCCGCGGCTGCACCCCCATCGCCCTCGACGTCGTGGCCGGGCCGGAAGCCGCGTCCACCACCCGCACGTCCACCTCGAACCGCCGCAGTCCGCACGCCAGCGCCAAGCCGGTCGGACCCGCCCCCACGATCGTGATCATACAAATACAGTACAGCTCTGTATTCAAACTTGGCCAGCAAAAAGGCCCACCGGGTGCGACGGGCCTTCCGGGAGCTCAGCGCTCGACGCGCGGGATGATCTGGGTCGAGTCGTCCTGCAGCTGCGCCTCCATCACCTGCGTGATGTCGTCCGCCTCCTCCTCCAGGAGCGACTTCTTCTCCCTGCGCGCCTTGATCACCTCGACGATGATCGGCACGATCGACAGGAAGACGATGGCGAGCAGCGTGATCTCCAGGTTCTCCTTGATGAAGGAGACCTGGCCGAGGAAGTAGCCCAGGACCGTCAGGCCCGCCGCCCACGCCACGCCGCCGATCGCGGAGTAGGTGAAGTACTTCTTCGGGTCCATCCTGCCGACACCGGCCATCGCCGTGATGAACGTGCGGACGATCGGCACGAACCGGGCGAGGACGATGGCACGCGCGCCGTACTTGTCGAAGAACTCCTGCGTCTTGTCGACGTACTCCTTCTTGAAGATCTTCGACTCGGGCTTGGAGAACAGCGCCGGTCCGGCCTTCGCGCCGATGTAGTAGCCCACGACGTTGCCGACGAACGCGCAGATCGTCAGCAGCACGCAGACGAGCCAGAGCGGGGTGTCGATGGTGCCCGCCGCGACGAAGAGGCCTGCGGTGAACAGCAGTGAGTCGCCCGGCAGGAAGAAACCGACGAGCAGCCCGCACTCAGCGAAGATGATGAGGCACAGCCCGATGAGCATGTACGGGCCGAGCCCGTTCAGCAGCACGGTGGGGTCCAGCCAGTCAGGGCCCAATGCAATCGTCACGGCGACAACGGTACAGGTCAGCCGAGCGTGATCACTGCGGCCACCGTGCCCGCGGCCAGCCCCAACAGCAACGCGAGACCCAGCACCCACCACACGGACATGGGTGCCGGGCGCTCGGGAGCAACCGGGGCAGATGCGACAAATCCGGCATTCGTGCTGGTCGCCTGCGCACGCAGGGCGTTCGCCACCAGTCGCTCCGGATCGTCCGCCATGCCCCGCCCTCAGCTCAGTCCTTGACCCACTCGCCCTTGCTCATCACGTCCCTCGGCTTCAATTCTGCATCGAGGACGACGAGGTCGGCGGCGCAGCCCTGCTGCAGCTTGCCGGTGTCCAGGCCGAGCAGCTCCGCGCCGCGCGTCGCGGTGGCGTACGCGGCCTCCACGAGCGACAGTCCACACGCGTTCACGGCGTTGCGGAACGCCATGTCCATCGTGAGCGTGCTGCCGGCCAGCGCGGCGCCTCCTGCCAACGTTGGAACGCCGTCGACGACGCGCACCTCGAGGCCGCCGACGTCGTACACGCCGTCACCCACGCCCGCCGCCGCGATGGCGTCGGTGATGAGGACGGTGCGCCGCAGACCGGCGTGGTGCGCGGCCAGCCGGACCGCCGTGGGGTGCAGGTGCACGAGGTCGCAGATGAGCTCGACGGTGACGCGTTCGTCGTCGAGCAGCGCTCCGATCGGGCCCGGTTCGCGGTGGTGCAGCGGGCGCATGCCGTTGAACAGGTGCGTGGCCACGCTGGCACCGGCGTCGACGGCGGGGCGGACCTGCGCCTCGGTCGCGTCGGTGTGGCCGATGGCGGCGATGACGCCGTTGTCGACGAGCTGGTGCACGGCGTGCACCGCGCCCTCCAGCTCCGGCGCGACGGTGATCATGCGGACCGTGCCCTTGCCCGCGTCGAGCAGCTTCGTGACCGCGGTCTGCTCCGGCGGGCACAGGATCGCCGGGTCGTGCGCGCCGCAGCGGGCCGCCGACAGGAACGGGCCCTCCAGGTGGACGCCCGCGACGACGCCCTCCTGGACCAGCTCGGCGAGCGCCGAGACCTGGTCGGCCAGCTCCGGCACCGGGCGGGAGACCAGCGACGCGAGCAGCGTCGTGGTGCCGTGCCTGCGGTGCGCGGAGGCGGCCTTGCGGATCTTCACCGGGTCGCTGCTGGTGAACGCGTCCCCGCCACCGCCGTGGCAGTGGATGTCGACGAAGCCGGGCACGATCGTGCCGCCGCCGATGTCGGTCGTGGGACCGTCCGGAGCCGTCCCCTCGCCGACGGCGGCGATGCGGCCGTCCCTGACGCTGACCCACCCGTTCTCGAGCACCCTGTCCGGCGTGACGACCCGACCACCGGTCAGGGTCACGTCGACCGGTCCACCCCACGTGCTCATCACGCCTCCAGCGTGTCGATGGCCAGCAGCGCCGCGCCGAGGAAGCCCGCCTCGTCGCCGAGCGCCGCGAGCCGCAGCTCCGGTCGGCGCTGGAAGGCGATCAGCCCGTCCAGCCTGTCCTCGAGCGGCTCCACCAGCAGGTTTCCCGCCAGCGCGAGCCCACCACCGAGCACCACGGCCTCCGGGCCGAGCAACGTCGCCAGCACCAGGATCCCCCTGGCGAGCGCGTCCACGGCCTCGTGCCACACGGCGACGGCGTCCTCGTCCCCGGCTTTCACCAGGCTTGCGACCTCAGCGGCACCGTTCACGGCTCGTCCGGTGCGCGCGGTGTAGCGACGTGCGATGGCGGCGGAGGAAGCGACGGTCTCCACACACCCGACCTGCCCGCAGGCGCAGGGCACGCCGTGTCCGACGTTGACATGCCCGATCTCACCCGCGTACCCGCCACCGCTGAAGATCTGCCCGTCCAGCAGCAGCGCACCGGCGATCCCGGTGCCGATGGGCATGATCACCGCGTTGCGCAGCCCCTTCGCGGCCCCCATCCGGCACTCGGCCAGCCCCGCCGCCCGCACGTCGTGACCGAACGCGACGGGAACCCCGAGCCGCTCGGTCAGGACCGCGCTGAACGGGAACTCGCTCCACGGCAGGTTGGCCGTGTACACGCCGACACCGTTGACCTCGTCCACGATGCCCGGCGCCACGATCCCCACGGCGTCGACCTCGTGCTCGGAGGCCCCGCGGAGCTCGTCGACGAGCTCGGCGAGGACGTCCAGCAACGGCTCCAGCTGCCCGGGAGTCGCCCTGCGCGCGTGCTTCTGGGCCACCACGGCTTCCGCGGTGCCGGTGACCAGCGCTGCCTTGGTTTCGGTGCCACCGATGTCGACGGCGACCACGTGTCTGCGTGCCACGGGGACTGATCCTGCGGCATTAGCCCCCTATTGGTCTATACCAAGCACCGGATTGGGCGCGTGCTCCTACGACGTGGAACCGCTCTCACCGGGCAAAACGGTAGTGAGCACCAGATGTGACGTTGCGTCAACGCACGACAGCGCCGCGAACGCCGAGCTCGTGGTGGTCGGAGCGGGGTCGGCACGTGCTCGCGACCGGCGGTGATCACAGCGCCGTCGAGGGTGCGCCTCAGCAACCACCAAGGTCTGGTTCGTGGGTTCCGCACCGAGCCAGGCCGTTCGCCAGGGGCAGTCATGACCGCGAACACCGGCCTGTGAGCGTTGGCGCGGCCACGGCCCTGCGTCAACGCACGACAGCGCCGCGATGACCGGCATCGCGGCGCTGTCAGGAGTGTCGGGTTATCGGCCCGCCATGAGCTTCTGCAGCGCGTCGAGCGCCCTGGACGCCGTCGACTTGACCGTGCCCTTCGAGATGCCGGTGGCCTCGGCGATCTCGGCCTCCGACAGGTCGCCGTAGTAGCGCAGCACGAGCACCTCGCGCTGCCTCGGCGGCAGTTGCTGCAGCGCCTTCACCACGGCCTGGTGCTCCGCGGTGAGCATCGCGAGCGACTCGGCCGAGCGGGCGTTCGCCACGTGCGGCGGGGTGTAGTCGCGGGCCGTCTTGCGGCGGCGCAGCACGCTGCGCGAGCCGTTCACCACGGCCGTGCGGAGGTAGCCCACGGCGGCCTGGGCGTCGCGCAGGCCCTTCCAGTTGCGGTGCAGGCCGGTGAAGGCCTCCTGCACCACGTCCTCCGCCGTCGCCGGCTCGTCCACCAGCAGCAGCGCGAGCCTGATGAGGCGCATGCGGTGCTGCTTGTACAGGTCTTCGAGCGTCAGAGGCCCTGCGGGAGGTCCTGCGACGCCGTCCTTGATCCGCAGGTTGGTCAGGGTGTCCTGCACGCTGCGCGGGGTTTCGTCGCCAGCCACGAGGTAGGACGGTACCGGTCACGTCGCTACGGTGGTGCCATGGCCCGCTTTGCAGTCGAATTGGTGTTCGGTTCAAACCGTGACGAGCGTCTCGCGGTGCGCCCCGCACACCGCGAGTACATCGCCTCGCTCGCCGAGAAGGGCGTGGTGCTCGCCGCCGGCCCGTACGCGGACGACACCGGCGCGTTGATCATCTACGAGGCCGCCGACGAGGCGACCTTGAAGGAGATCATCTCCGCCGACCCGTACACGCCCGCGAACGTCGTCACCAAGTGGGAGATCCGCGTCTGGAACGCCCTGCTCGGCTCCTGGCTCACCGACTAGCGGCTTGACCACCCGGTCCGACCAGACCTGACGTGTCGTTCGCGGCCATCTGCCGGTCGGCCTCCGCCACCTCCTTGACCGCCTGGCGGTCCACGACCACCGGCGTGAACGCGCGGAAGTACTTGAGCACGCCGACCCAGCCGGGGACGTGGACCGCCTTCGCCCGCTTCTCGATGCCGCGGACCACGGCCCTGCCCACGTTGCGGACCGGGTACTTCTTGCTCGCGAGACCCGGCATGCCCTGGCGCAGCTTGCCGAACACCGGGTGCTCGTCGGCGCTGTTCACCATGTCCGTGGAGATCCACGAGAAGTACGCCGTGCCGACGTCCACGCCCAGGTGCCTGACCTCGGCCCGGACGCTGTCCGCAAACGCTTCACAGCCCGCCTTGGCCGCCGAGTAGGCCGCGTTGCCGGGGATGTGCACGATCGCCGCCAGCGACGACACGACCAGGCAGTAGCCGCGGCTCGCGATCAGGTGCGGCAGCGCCGTGCGGACCGTGCGCCACACGCCGAGCAGGTTCACCTCGATGACCCGCTCGAACGCCTTGGGGTCCATCGAGCGCACGAACCCGGTCGCCGCGATGCCCGCGTTCGCCACCACCACGTCGATGCCGCCGAAGTGCCCGGCGACCTCGTGGAAGGTGCGTTCGAGCGCGTCCCAGTCGGTGACGTCGACTTCCCACGCCTTGCCGCCGGTCTCCCGCGCGACCTCGTCGAGCTGGGCCTTCTCCAGCCCGACGAGCGCGAGCCGTGCCCCGCGCGCGGCCAGCTGCCTCGCCACCTCGGCGCCGATGCCCCTGGCCGCGCCGGTGATCAGTACCACCTTGCCCGTGACGTCCATGGCCGCCACGGTAACGCAACCTACTTCCGGTAAGCTACTGGCAAGTTAAATTGCACTCAGACGGTCCACCTCGGCCTGAGACAGCTCCAGCTCCAGCGCCGGGACGAGGTCGTTGAGCTGCTCCAACGTCCTGGCCGACGCGATCGGCGCCGCCACCGTCGGCTGCTGCGCGAGCCACGCCAGCGCCACGGCGGCGACCGTGGTGCGGTGCGTCTCGGCCAGTTCGTCGAGCACCTCCAGCACCTGCAGGCCGTGCTCGTCCAGGTGCTTCGACGCGGCACCTGCCCGTGCGCTGCGCACCTCGACACCGGGCCGGTACTTGCCGGTCAGGAAGCCCTTCGCGAGCGACCAGTACGGCACCGTGGCCAAGCCGTGCGCGGCGACCACGTCCTGCAGCGCGCCTTCGAACTCGTCGCGGCTCACCAGGTTGTACTCGGGCTGCAGCGCCACGAACTTCGCGAAGCCCTCGCGTTCCTGGATCGCCAGCGCCTGCGCGAGCCGTTCGGCGGAGAAGTTCGACGCGGCGACGTAGCGGACCTTGCCGTCGCGGACGAGCTGGTCGTAGGCGGCCAGCGTCTCCTCGAGCGGCGTGTCCGGGTCGTCGAGGTGGTTGTAGTAGAGGTCGACGTGGTCGACGCCGAGGCGCTTCAACGACCGCTCGGCCGCGGTCAGGACCGTGTCGCGCTTCTGGTTCTTGAACCCGGCCAGCATGCCGACCTTGGTGGCGATGACGACGTCGTCGCGGGTGCCGCGCCTGGCCAGCCACCGGCCGATGATCTTCTCCGACTCACCGCCGGAGTTGCCCTCCGCCCACGCCGAGTACACGTCGGCGGTGTCGACGAAGTTCCCTCCCGCCGCGGTGTAGGCGTCGAGCACGGCGAACGAGGCGTCCTCGTCGGCGGTCCAGCCGAAGACGTTCCCGCCCAGGCACAGGCGGGACACGTTCAGGTCAGTGGTGCTCAAGATCCCCATGTTCCGACGGTAGTCCGCGGTGGTCGGGGACGCGTGACGAGCTCACCGGGTGGACACGGGTCGCTCAGGCCGTGATCTCGACGCCCTTCCAGAACGCCACGTGGCCCTTGATCTCCTTCGCCGCGTCCTTCGGCTCGGCGTAGTACCAGGCCGCGTTGGTGTTCTCGGTGCCGTCGACCACCAGCGAGTAGTAGTTCGCGGTGCCCTTCCACGGGCAGAAGGAGGTGTGGTCGGTGGGCTTGAGCACCGCCGCGTCGACCGACTCCAGCGGGAAGTAGTGGTTGCCTTCGACCACGACGGTGTCGTCGCTCGAAGCGATGATCTTGCCGTTCCACTCAGCGGTTGCCATGGTTTCCACTATGCCTTCGAAAGCGTCGCTCGGAACGTTCGGTGTGTGGGGCTCGCACTTGCAGTGGGCCGACAGGACAGACCAGCTGGCTGAACTGGAGGAGCTCGGCTACGGCACCTTCTGGATCGGCGGCTCGCCCGGCATCGCGGAGGCTGAGCGCGCGGTGGCCGCCACGAGGTCGATGACCATCGCGACCGGCATCGTCAACGTGTGGCAGAGCGACCCGGAGCAGATCGCCGCCGGGTTCCACCGGCTCGCGAGCGACCGGTTCCTGCTCGGCGTCGGGGTGGGCCACCGGCAGATCGACCAGTCCTACGAGAAGCCCTACGACAAGCTCGTCTCCTACCTGGACCACCTGGACCACCTGGACGTGCCGGCCGAGTCACTGGTCCTCGCCGCGCTCGGCCCGAAGGTCCTCCGGCTCGCCGCCGACCGCACCGCCGGTGCGCACCCGTACCTCGTTCCGGTGGAGCACACGGCCCACGCGCGCGAGGTGCTCGGCGACAAGCTCCTCGCACCCGAGGTGACCGTCGTGGTGGAGGAGGACGCCGCGACCGCGCGGGCGATCGCACGGGAACAGCTCTCCTTCTACTTCTCCCTCACCAACTACACGAACAACTGGCGGAGGTGGGGTTTCTCGGCCGAGGACGTCGCCGGCACCGGCTCTGACCACTTGATCGATGCACTCGTGGCCTGGGGAACGCCGGACCAGGTTGCCGCGAAGTTGCGCGCGCACGTCGACGCGGGAGCCGACCACGTGGCCATCCAGTCGCTGAACGGGCACTACGCCGAACTGGCCGCCGCGTTGGGCCTGTGACCCAGCCTCGTAGGATGCGGTTGATACGGCGTTCAGGGCACCTGAGGAGGACGACCGATGCCCATCGCAACTCCCGAGGTCTACGCGGAGATGCTTGACCGGGCCAAGGCGAACGAGTTCGCCTACCCCGCGATCAACGTCACGTCTTCGGAGACTCTCAACGCGGCTCTCCGCGGGTTCGCCGAGGCCGAGAGCGACGGCATCATCCAGGTCTCGACCGGTGGTGCCGAGTTCGCCTCGGGCACCAAGGTCAAGGACATGGTGACCGGCGCTGTCGCACTCGCCGAGTTCGCGCACGTGGTCGCCGCGAAGTACCCGGTGAACATCGCGCTGCACACCGACCACTGCCCGAAGGACAAGCTCGACGGGTACGTGCGTCCGCTCATCGCCATCAGCCAGGAGCGGGTCGACAAGGGCGGCAACCCGCTCTTCCAGTCGCACATGTGGGACGGCTCCGCGGTGCCGCTGGAGGAGAACCTCCAGATCGCGAGCGAGCTGCTCGACCTCGCGGCCAAGGCGAAGATCGTCCTCGAGATCGAGGTCGGCGTCGTCGGCGGCGAGGAGGACGGCGTCGACAACGAGATCAACGACAAGCTCTACACGACGGCGGACGACTACCTGAAGACGGTCGACGCCCTCGGTACCGGCGAGAAGGGTCGCTACCTGCTCGCCGCGACCTTCGGCAACGTGCACGGCGTCTACAAGCCGGGCAACGTCAAGCTGCGCCCGGAGATCCTCAAGCAGGGCCAGGACGTGGTGGCGGAGAAGCTGGGCCTCGCGGCCGGCTCCAAGCCGTTCGACCTGGTCTTCCACGGCGGCTCCGGCTCGCTGCTGGAGGAGATCCACGAGGCCGTGTCGTACGGCGTCATCAAGATGAACATCGACACGGACACGCAGTACGCGTTCACCCGTCCGATCGCGGCGCACATGTTCGCGAACTACGACGGCGTGCTGAAGATCGACGGCGAGGTCGGCAACAAGAAGACCTACGACCCGCGCAGCTACCTCAAGGCCGCTGAGCAGGCCATGGCCGCCCGCATCGCGCAGGCGTGCGAGCACCTGAAGTCGTCGGGCCGCATGATCGCGGGCTGATCTCCGACTCACGCGGGGACCTTT from Lentzea guizhouensis harbors:
- a CDS encoding YciI family protein gives rise to the protein MRPAHREYIASLAEKGVVLAAGPYADDTGALIIYEAADEATLKEIISADPYTPANVVTKWEIRVWNALLGSWLTD
- a CDS encoding SDR family oxidoreductase; its protein translation is MDVTGKVVLITGAARGIGAEVARQLAARGARLALVGLEKAQLDEVARETGGKAWEVDVTDWDALERTFHEVAGHFGGIDVVVANAGIAATGFVRSMDPKAFERVIEVNLLGVWRTVRTALPHLIASRGYCLVVSSLAAIVHIPGNAAYSAAKAGCEAFADSVRAEVRHLGVDVGTAYFSWISTDMVNSADEHPVFGKLRQGMPGLASKKYPVRNVGRAVVRGIEKRAKAVHVPGWVGVLKYFRAFTPVVVDRQAVKEVAEADRQMAANDTSGLVGPGGQAASR
- a CDS encoding DedA family protein produces the protein MTIALGPDWLDPTVLLNGLGPYMLIGLCLIIFAECGLLVGFFLPGDSLLFTAGLFVAAGTIDTPLWLVCVLLTICAFVGNVVGYYIGAKAGPALFSKPESKIFKKEYVDKTQEFFDKYGARAIVLARFVPIVRTFITAMAGVGRMDPKKYFTYSAIGGVAWAAGLTVLGYFLGQVSFIKENLEITLLAIVFLSIVPIIVEVIKARREKKSLLEEEADDITQVMEAQLQDDSTQIIPRVER
- the nagA gene encoding N-acetylglucosamine-6-phosphate deacetylase, which translates into the protein MSTWGGPVDVTLTGGRVVTPDRVLENGWVSVRDGRIAAVGEGTAPDGPTTDIGGGTIVPGFVDIHCHGGGGDAFTSSDPVKIRKAASAHRRHGTTTLLASLVSRPVPELADQVSALAELVQEGVVAGVHLEGPFLSAARCGAHDPAILCPPEQTAVTKLLDAGKGTVRMITVAPELEGAVHAVHQLVDNGVIAAIGHTDATEAQVRPAVDAGASVATHLFNGMRPLHHREPGPIGALLDDERVTVELICDLVHLHPTAVRLAAHHAGLRRTVLITDAIAAAGVGDGVYDVGGLEVRVVDGVPTLAGGAALAGSTLTMDMAFRNAVNACGLSLVEAAYATATRGAELLGLDTGKLQQGCAADLVVLDAELKPRDVMSKGEWVKD
- a CDS encoding LLM class F420-dependent oxidoreductase, producing MPSKASLGTFGVWGSHLQWADRTDQLAELEELGYGTFWIGGSPGIAEAERAVAATRSMTIATGIVNVWQSDPEQIAAGFHRLASDRFLLGVGVGHRQIDQSYEKPYDKLVSYLDHLDHLDVPAESLVLAALGPKVLRLAADRTAGAHPYLVPVEHTAHAREVLGDKLLAPEVTVVVEEDAATARAIAREQLSFYFSLTNYTNNWRRWGFSAEDVAGTGSDHLIDALVAWGTPDQVAAKLRAHVDAGADHVAIQSLNGHYAELAAALGL
- a CDS encoding TetR/AcrR family transcriptional regulator — encoded protein: MAERSAGRPRDPEADGAILTAAFELFLERGLDGTSIEQVARRAGVTRATVYRRFATKEELLFSVIELPRTVAALDPERMAVAPPEETLKAWAALMSTPQSIQLLRRIVGASADNFELMRRYWELFIAPRRAVLYDVVRPGFPAGTDLSLVVDMVGGALFYRALTRPEQPTAAELETYLHKVLHQVGYRP
- a CDS encoding SigE family RNA polymerase sigma factor; this translates as MAGDETPRSVQDTLTNLRIKDGVAGPPAGPLTLEDLYKQHRMRLIRLALLLVDEPATAEDVVQEAFTGLHRNWKGLRDAQAAVGYLRTAVVNGSRSVLRRRKTARDYTPPHVANARSAESLAMLTAEHQAVVKALQQLPPRQREVLVLRYYGDLSEAEIAEATGISKGTVKSTASRALDALQKLMAGR
- a CDS encoding ROK family protein; the protein is MARRHVVAVDIGGTETKAALVTGTAEAVVAQKHARRATPGQLEPLLDVLAELVDELRGASEHEVDAVGIVAPGIVDEVNGVGVYTANLPWSEFPFSAVLTERLGVPVAFGHDVRAAGLAECRMGAAKGLRNAVIMPIGTGIAGALLLDGQIFSGGGYAGEIGHVNVGHGVPCACGQVGCVETVASSAAIARRYTARTGRAVNGAAEVASLVKAGDEDAVAVWHEAVDALARGILVLATLLGPEAVVLGGGLALAGNLLVEPLEDRLDGLIAFQRRPELRLAALGDEAGFLGAALLAIDTLEA
- a CDS encoding FAD-dependent oxidoreductase, coding for MITIVGAGPTGLALACGLRRFEVDVRVVDAASGPATTSRAMGVQPRGAEVLARLGALGDLAEKAVRLRKMRVNGEVALDMSALREAGQLVVSQARVEDRLRDRLSALGVEVEWDTPAETVADADWLIGCDGAHSWVRKHAGIAFEGSQVMENFLLRDVRAAWDLDRESIHIFADGPSMTTVFPLPGGVWRVMSPDGGRWTPGPVEEVEWESTFRIHRRQAVTYRRGTVFLAGDAAHIHSPVGGQGMNTGLGDAENLAWKLALVVHGRADERLLDTYEAERRPIGARVLASTTPATRLVLGPGLVTRTIRDRVMWPLLNIRPVQRRLVRSASQLGVRYSGPLAAGRRGGQRVPAFAGRPVGARGAGDVPGGGTGAAGGRRAP
- the fbaA gene encoding class II fructose-bisphosphate aldolase yields the protein MPIATPEVYAEMLDRAKANEFAYPAINVTSSETLNAALRGFAEAESDGIIQVSTGGAEFASGTKVKDMVTGAVALAEFAHVVAAKYPVNIALHTDHCPKDKLDGYVRPLIAISQERVDKGGNPLFQSHMWDGSAVPLEENLQIASELLDLAAKAKIVLEIEVGVVGGEEDGVDNEINDKLYTTADDYLKTVDALGTGEKGRYLLAATFGNVHGVYKPGNVKLRPEILKQGQDVVAEKLGLAAGSKPFDLVFHGGSGSLLEEIHEAVSYGVIKMNIDTDTQYAFTRPIAAHMFANYDGVLKIDGEVGNKKTYDPRSYLKAAEQAMAARIAQACEHLKSSGRMIAG
- a CDS encoding aldo/keto reductase, giving the protein MGILSTTDLNVSRLCLGGNVFGWTADEDASFAVLDAYTAAGGNFVDTADVYSAWAEGNSGGESEKIIGRWLARRGTRDDVVIATKVGMLAGFKNQKRDTVLTAAERSLKRLGVDHVDLYYNHLDDPDTPLEETLAAYDQLVRDGKVRYVAASNFSAERLAQALAIQEREGFAKFVALQPEYNLVSRDEFEGALQDVVAAHGLATVPYWSLAKGFLTGKYRPGVEVRSARAGAASKHLDEHGLQVLEVLDELAETHRTTVAAVALAWLAQQPTVAAPIASARTLEQLNDLVPALELELSQAEVDRLSAI
- a CDS encoding DUF427 domain-containing protein; this encodes MATAEWNGKIIASSDDTVVVEGNHYFPLESVDAAVLKPTDHTSFCPWKGTANYYSLVVDGTENTNAAWYYAEPKDAAKEIKGHVAFWKGVEITA